The Nitrospirota bacterium genome has a window encoding:
- a CDS encoding tetratricopeptide repeat protein has translation MSDKEMSRTLRLDKASIRNALEELGLKREETAPQTEVSLKFHFIAVLFIFFSILLAYGHTLNYAFHFDDLKTFVENPNLHIKDLSWNHLSPILHANRPIANLTYALNFYFDRLETRGYHLVNILIHFVTAVLVYFIFLKTLSLPGLEEPFSTLTFYRDKISLLGALLWAVHPVQTQAVTYVVQRMASLAAMFYLLSLLAYIQGRLSRGKGSRWWLGFSALSALLAFGTKENTLTLPVIIGLYDLFLISRFKIHFSRRHMIILLGLLAGLIVGGSWIYKLYGSTGGFLSMLSANYGTDEMDSMLRVMTEWRVIILYLTLLLFPYPGRMSLDYDFPMSQSLFNPITTFLSLLVILGLIGYSLRIAKKRPLIAFSILWFFINLAMESTFIKLDLVFEHRLYLPSVMFFLLFSAGIYLLALRFHIQRQEIVLTTAAILIGALLFMTHERNKIWKNSVSLWSDVALKAPNKSRVINNLGKAYLEEEQWSRAKSNFAEAIRLNPKNQEALNNLGNAYQRDGDYERAIKYYQAVLELNQNNPLGHNDLGVAYQALGKSALALEEFRKAVELDPYYTDAHNNLGNIYLLSSQLDLAMVEYQKTIDLNPKHPMAHTNLGLLYQKQGKSKEAIAELRMGLSFNPRSAIAQFNYGYLLDMMGQKNEAIVHYEEAIKWAAPQDAAQVEMVKQRLKILKG, from the coding sequence TTGTCCGACAAAGAAATGTCCAGAACCTTGCGTCTGGACAAAGCTTCGATTCGAAACGCCCTTGAGGAATTAGGGTTGAAAAGGGAGGAAACAGCCCCCCAAACAGAGGTTTCGTTAAAATTCCACTTCATCGCTGTTTTATTTATTTTCTTTTCAATTCTACTGGCCTACGGACATACTCTGAACTACGCTTTTCATTTTGATGATTTAAAGACATTTGTCGAAAACCCTAACCTTCACATCAAGGATCTCTCCTGGAACCATCTCTCGCCCATTCTTCACGCAAACCGTCCCATTGCCAATTTAACCTATGCCTTAAATTTTTATTTTGACCGCCTGGAGACAAGAGGCTATCACCTGGTGAACATTTTAATTCATTTTGTGACGGCGGTTCTAGTTTATTTTATCTTCTTAAAGACCCTTTCTTTGCCCGGCCTGGAGGAGCCTTTTTCAACATTAACCTTTTATCGGGATAAAATATCTCTATTGGGCGCTCTCCTTTGGGCGGTCCATCCGGTTCAAACTCAGGCGGTGACTTATGTGGTTCAACGGATGGCGAGTCTGGCGGCCATGTTTTACCTCCTTTCCCTTTTGGCTTATATCCAGGGAAGGTTGAGTCGGGGCAAAGGCTCCCGGTGGTGGCTGGGTTTCTCTGCTTTATCAGCCCTTTTGGCGTTTGGAACGAAGGAAAACACACTAACGCTCCCCGTTATAATCGGTTTATATGACCTTTTTCTGATCAGTCGTTTTAAAATTCATTTTTCACGCCGTCATATGATCATCCTTTTGGGTCTGTTAGCCGGGTTGATCGTTGGAGGGAGCTGGATTTATAAACTGTATGGAAGCACGGGAGGTTTTCTTTCCATGCTCTCGGCTAACTACGGGACGGACGAAATGGATTCCATGTTACGGGTGATGACCGAATGGCGGGTCATAATCCTTTACCTGACGTTGTTACTGTTTCCTTATCCGGGAAGGATGAGCCTGGACTATGATTTTCCGATGTCCCAGTCCCTTTTTAATCCGATCACGACTTTTTTGTCCCTATTGGTTATCCTGGGTTTAATCGGTTATTCCCTTCGCATTGCGAAAAAACGCCCTTTGATTGCCTTTTCCATCCTCTGGTTTTTTATTAATCTTGCGATGGAATCGACCTTCATCAAGCTGGATCTGGTTTTCGAACATCGGCTCTATCTTCCTTCGGTCATGTTTTTTTTGCTCTTTTCCGCCGGAATTTATCTTCTGGCCTTGCGGTTTCATATTCAACGACAGGAAATTGTTTTAACAACCGCAGCGATTCTGATCGGCGCTTTACTTTTTATGACCCATGAGCGGAATAAGATCTGGAAGAATTCGGTTTCCTTATGGTCAGATGTTGCCTTAAAAGCTCCCAATAAGTCCCGCGTTATCAATAATTTGGGAAAAGCTTATCTGGAGGAAGAACAGTGGAGCCGGGCAAAATCGAATTTCGCCGAAGCCATTCGGTTGAACCCTAAAAACCAGGAGGCGTTAAATAATTTAGGAAATGCCTACCAGCGGGATGGAGACTATGAAAGGGCCATAAAATATTACCAGGCCGTTCTCGAATTAAATCAAAACAATCCCCTGGGACATAATGATTTAGGAGTGGCCTATCAGGCCCTGGGTAAAAGCGCTCTCGCGTTGGAGGAATTCAGGAAGGCCGTTGAATTGGATCCGTACTATACTGACGCGCACAATAATCTTGGAAACATTTATTTATTATCGAGCCAGCTCGATCTGGCGATGGTTGAATATCAAAAAACCATTGACTTAAATCCAAAACATCCGATGGCGCACACGAATCTCGGTCTTTTATACCAAAAGCAGGGAAAGTCAAAAGAAGCCATCGCAGAACTCAGGATGGGTTTAAGCTTTAATCCGAGATCGGCAATCGCCCAGTTTAATTACGGCTATCTGTTAGATATGATGGGTCAGAAAAATGAAGCCATCGTCCATTATGAAGAGGCCATTAAATGGGCGGCGCCGCAAGATGCGGCACAGGTAGAGATGGTGAAACAGAGATTAAAAATCTTAAAAGGTTGA
- a CDS encoding DGQHR domain-containing protein — MHVVFECKAGDNPDVRSGVDHLYGIINNSKRDGQEWKGVVVVDQQFNDIGKEHFTFAGNRGISIWSIETLKRYQNLIEALNPDLALLSLLKAEFGYVQSTLEIISVPAIKTTRFGKDIYSFTIPANILMKLVYVSRATESISSEENEDGYQRIVNPRRLSEIAKIIEEKEIEANFPNNLIVAFGDNVEFEPIKGDLGFLKIPKRYGVAWLIDGQHRLFSFCKIKDPQLKENFSFLVSGFVGLKASEQAKIFRTINNEQKRIDPNLIDFILSKELEGGYLSIAAKTILEFRHNNIFDTDIKCGFNKGWLNLHTLVRALTEYGLITSRGGLIQKDSSDDKTPLKILKNYFGAIKESCRSNWKKGKSKSGFVQTNNGLAILIWALSKILKYEDTGDKERNLNKADKKLFRKYLDKLNYFRFEDEWRKANSEASRKDIVEVLLNKMNRNVH; from the coding sequence TTGCATGTTGTATTTGAATGCAAAGCTGGTGATAATCCCGACGTGCGAAGTGGAGTAGACCATTTATATGGCATCATTAATAATTCCAAAAGAGATGGACAAGAGTGGAAAGGTGTTGTAGTAGTTGATCAGCAATTTAACGATATTGGCAAAGAACATTTCACGTTTGCCGGGAATCGTGGAATATCCATCTGGTCAATTGAAACGTTAAAACGGTATCAAAACCTCATAGAAGCTTTAAATCCTGACCTGGCGTTGCTTTCTTTGCTTAAAGCGGAATTCGGTTATGTACAGTCTACGCTTGAAATTATCTCTGTGCCAGCCATTAAAACCACCCGTTTCGGCAAGGATATTTATTCTTTTACAATACCTGCAAACATTTTAATGAAATTAGTTTACGTTTCAAGGGCAACCGAGTCTATCTCTAGTGAAGAAAATGAAGATGGATATCAAAGAATAGTAAACCCCAGAAGATTAAGTGAAATTGCAAAAATAATTGAGGAGAAGGAGATTGAAGCCAATTTTCCAAATAACCTTATTGTAGCTTTTGGTGATAATGTTGAGTTTGAACCTATCAAGGGAGATTTGGGATTTTTGAAGATACCCAAAAGATATGGCGTTGCATGGCTTATTGATGGTCAACATAGGTTGTTTTCGTTCTGTAAAATTAAGGATCCGCAATTAAAAGAAAATTTTTCATTTTTAGTTTCTGGATTCGTAGGACTAAAGGCAAGTGAACAAGCCAAGATTTTTCGGACTATCAATAATGAACAAAAAAGAATAGATCCGAATTTAATAGATTTTATATTAAGTAAAGAACTGGAAGGAGGATATTTATCGATAGCCGCCAAGACAATTCTGGAATTCCGCCATAATAATATTTTTGATACTGATATTAAATGTGGTTTTAATAAAGGATGGCTCAATTTACATACTTTAGTGAGGGCATTGACTGAATATGGGTTAATTACATCACGTGGTGGTTTAATCCAAAAAGACTCAAGTGATGATAAAACACCATTGAAAATTTTAAAGAATTATTTTGGAGCGATAAAAGAATCATGTCGTAGCAACTGGAAAAAGGGCAAAAGTAAAAGTGGATTTGTTCAAACAAACAACGGCCTTGCCATATTAATTTGGGCGCTAAGTAAAATATTAAAATATGAGGATACCGGTGATAAGGAACGTAATTTAAATAAGGCTGACAAAAAACTATTTCGAAAATATCTGGATAAACTGAATTATTTTAGATTTGAGGATGAATGGCGAAAGGCCAATAGCGAAGCCTCACGAAAGGATATTGTAGAGGTGCTTCTTAATAAAATGAATCGGAATGTTCATTGA
- the polA gene encoding DNA polymerase I, whose translation MSKRPILYLIDGSSYIYRAFYGIRALKTSKGFPTNAVYGFITMLLKILKEKQPDYLAIAFDPKGPTQRNHQYHEYKSHRPPMPEELVPQIPFIHRAVEGFQIPVLLESGYEADDLIGTFARLATEKNLEVVIVTGDKDMLQLVSPQVWIYDPMKDKTIRTEEVLSRFGVGPDRVVEIMGLMGDSSDNIPGVPGIGEKTAARLIKEYGSVDHLLDSLDQIKSSKLRENLVEHAEIARLSRDLATIDLQAPHSISVEELKVKEADAEKLKSLFMELEFYSLLKIFQEEKPKTSEFKIVDSQNELNSFMAMVKKAGELILEPFYFGASPKESEFIGLGLGIENAQTGIRLFVAESVPYFSNLKPLLEDPEIKKTGHDLKTAILLLKQKQIDLKGVYFDTMIASYLIHPNNHKHTLEEIALEHLQIQKTLKKDLFAADFQGSLFNSVSLNKAAAFSCEAVSLIGGVKGPLSSLLEKYQLNHLFYEMEIPLLCVLAEMEKTGIKIDVNLLENLSKELDQQINALIEKIYSLAGGQFNINSPKQLAEILFERLKLTPLRKTKTGYSTDEGVLTQLAVQHELPAEIVNYRQLTKLKSTYVDVLPKMVNPDTGRLHTSFNQTVAATGRLSSSDPNLQNIPVRGEWGTRIRQAFIAEKGWKVLSADYNQIELRILAHMSSDQKLIQSFIKGEDVHRRTAAQIFQIPPDQITKEMRRAAKTINFGIIYGMGAFSLASDLGITQREAKKYIESYFSYYDGVKAFIERTVSEAKTNGFVTTLFNRRRLIPDLSSPNAAVRSFGERTAINTPIQGSAADIIKMAMISIEKKIKEGKRIRLTLQIHDELLFEVPEEQMDENKAFIQNEMEQVTRLSVPITVDIGVGNNWSEAH comes from the coding sequence ATGTCAAAGCGGCCGATTCTTTATTTAATTGACGGAAGTTCCTATATTTACAGGGCTTTTTACGGCATCCGGGCTTTAAAAACCAGCAAGGGTTTTCCGACCAATGCGGTTTACGGCTTCATTACAATGCTCCTGAAAATTCTTAAAGAAAAACAGCCCGATTATCTTGCCATTGCGTTTGACCCAAAAGGGCCCACGCAGAGAAATCATCAGTATCACGAATATAAGTCCCATCGTCCTCCGATGCCCGAAGAATTAGTGCCGCAAATTCCTTTTATTCACCGGGCCGTCGAAGGGTTTCAAATTCCGGTTTTGCTGGAGTCCGGCTACGAAGCCGATGATTTAATCGGAACATTCGCCCGGCTGGCCACTGAAAAAAATCTGGAGGTCGTGATTGTGACGGGTGATAAGGACATGCTTCAACTGGTGTCTCCCCAGGTCTGGATTTACGATCCGATGAAAGACAAAACCATCAGAACGGAAGAGGTCTTGTCCCGTTTTGGGGTGGGGCCGGACCGGGTGGTTGAAATTATGGGACTCATGGGGGATTCAAGCGACAACATTCCCGGCGTCCCGGGAATCGGAGAAAAAACCGCGGCGCGGCTGATTAAGGAATATGGGTCAGTGGATCATTTATTAGATTCCCTGGATCAAATAAAATCCTCAAAATTAAGAGAAAATTTAGTGGAACATGCCGAAATAGCGAGACTCAGCCGGGATCTGGCGACGATTGATCTTCAGGCGCCTCATTCCATTTCTGTTGAAGAATTGAAGGTAAAGGAGGCGGATGCCGAAAAACTTAAAAGCCTTTTTATGGAATTGGAGTTTTACTCTCTCTTAAAAATTTTTCAGGAAGAAAAACCAAAAACTTCCGAATTTAAAATCGTCGACTCTCAGAATGAGCTGAATTCGTTTATGGCCATGGTGAAAAAGGCGGGAGAATTGATCCTGGAGCCGTTTTACTTTGGAGCCTCGCCCAAAGAGAGTGAATTTATCGGACTTGGTTTAGGCATTGAAAACGCTCAAACCGGCATTCGACTGTTTGTGGCTGAAAGCGTGCCTTATTTCTCGAATCTCAAACCGCTTTTAGAGGATCCCGAAATCAAAAAAACAGGCCATGATCTGAAAACGGCCATCCTTTTGTTAAAGCAAAAACAGATCGATTTAAAGGGTGTTTATTTTGATACGATGATAGCCTCCTATTTAATTCATCCCAATAATCATAAGCATACGCTTGAAGAAATTGCCCTTGAGCACCTCCAAATTCAGAAAACCTTGAAAAAGGACCTTTTTGCGGCCGATTTCCAGGGCTCCCTTTTTAATTCGGTCAGCTTGAATAAAGCGGCTGCTTTTTCCTGCGAAGCGGTCAGTCTGATTGGCGGGGTCAAAGGGCCGCTCTCCTCTCTATTGGAAAAGTATCAGTTAAATCATCTGTTTTACGAAATGGAAATTCCCCTTCTTTGCGTGTTGGCTGAAATGGAAAAGACCGGGATCAAAATAGATGTCAACCTGCTCGAAAATTTATCAAAGGAACTGGATCAGCAGATCAATGCCCTGATTGAAAAGATTTATTCTCTGGCCGGAGGACAGTTTAACATTAATTCTCCCAAACAGTTGGCTGAAATTTTATTTGAACGTTTAAAACTGACTCCGCTTAGAAAAACAAAAACCGGCTATTCGACAGATGAAGGGGTCCTGACTCAGTTAGCCGTTCAACATGAGCTGCCGGCTGAGATCGTGAATTACCGGCAACTGACTAAACTAAAATCGACCTATGTAGACGTTTTGCCCAAAATGGTGAATCCGGATACCGGCCGGCTTCATACCTCGTTTAACCAGACTGTCGCCGCTACCGGAAGACTCTCGAGCAGCGATCCCAATCTTCAAAACATCCCGGTTCGCGGAGAATGGGGAACCCGAATCCGGCAGGCTTTTATTGCCGAAAAGGGGTGGAAAGTCTTATCGGCGGATTATAATCAAATCGAACTCCGAATACTCGCCCATATGTCGAGTGACCAGAAACTGATCCAATCGTTTATAAAAGGAGAAGATGTTCATCGCAGAACCGCCGCTCAAATTTTTCAAATCCCTCCCGATCAGATTACCAAAGAGATGCGGAGAGCGGCAAAAACGATTAATTTTGGTATTATCTACGGTATGGGGGCGTTTAGTCTTGCCTCCGACCTGGGCATCACCCAGCGTGAGGCTAAAAAATATATCGAAAGTTATTTTTCTTATTACGATGGGGTGAAGGCTTTTATTGAAAGAACCGTCTCGGAGGCGAAAACCAATGGTTTTGTCACCACTCTTTTTAATCGCAGAAGGTTAATCCCCGATCTCAGCAGTCCCAACGCCGCGGTTCGTTCATTTGGAGAGCGGACGGCGATTAACACGCCCATACAGGGGAGCGCCGCGGATATCATTAAAATGGCCATGATTTCCATTGAAAAAAAGATAAAGGAAGGAAAAAGAATTCGATTGACTCTTCAAATTCACGATGAATTACTTTTTGAAGTTCCAGAGGAGCAGATGGACGAAAATAAGGCGTTCATCCAAAATGAAATGGAACAGGTCACCCGGCTTTCCGTGCCGATTACGGTGGATATTGGAGTAGGAAACAACTGGAGCGAAGCCCATTAA